In the genome of Thiomicrospira aerophila AL3, one region contains:
- a CDS encoding Y-family DNA polymerase — protein sequence MAVFALVDANSFYASCEISFRPDLAKRPVVVLSNNDGCIVAANHIAKDLVKHHARDYGQGGYAAAKPTSMMFQPYFKVADVLTRYNTAVFSSNYELYGDMSARMHRMLGEYAAGQEIYSIDESFLDLSGMTAWNLTDYAQLMRSKIKQGLGLPVAVGIGGSKTLAKLANHLAKKQVQFDGVLDLTALSLPTQTALLRQVPIEDVWGVGRRMAPKLQALNIHTAYDLQQANPKQLRRHFSVVMERLIAELNGESCLSLEAVAPAKQQIIRSRSFGQPIVAFDWLAQAVASYTARAAEKLRQQGSVCQHIHVHLRTNPYDSKQPYYANSHGMGLVYPTDNSQLLIKLAKRLLKRVWQPGLAYHKAAVTLSAISDKGPLQLDVFAPEPKFSANPKSDALMTTLDAINQKMGRGSIQFAAEGLADKAQWAMRRAHCSPRYTTRIDEVLVVS from the coding sequence ATGGCGGTGTTTGCATTGGTGGATGCTAATAGTTTTTATGCGTCCTGTGAAATTTCATTTCGGCCAGACCTCGCAAAGCGTCCAGTGGTGGTGCTATCGAATAATGATGGCTGTATTGTCGCAGCCAATCATATTGCGAAGGACTTGGTTAAGCACCATGCCCGTGATTATGGGCAAGGAGGCTATGCCGCGGCCAAGCCGACCAGCATGATGTTTCAACCCTATTTTAAAGTCGCTGATGTATTAACCCGTTACAACACAGCCGTGTTTAGTTCTAATTATGAACTCTATGGCGATATGAGTGCGCGTATGCACCGTATGCTAGGTGAATATGCCGCGGGACAAGAAATCTATTCAATTGATGAATCCTTTTTAGATCTGTCGGGCATGACGGCGTGGAATTTAACTGATTATGCCCAACTGATGCGCAGCAAAATTAAACAGGGGTTAGGTTTACCGGTCGCAGTCGGCATAGGCGGATCCAAAACCCTGGCTAAACTGGCTAATCATTTGGCTAAAAAGCAGGTACAGTTTGACGGTGTGTTGGATTTGACTGCGCTGAGTCTTCCCACTCAAACTGCGTTATTGCGTCAAGTACCCATAGAGGATGTCTGGGGCGTGGGCCGACGCATGGCGCCCAAGTTACAAGCCTTAAATATTCATACTGCCTATGATTTACAGCAGGCCAACCCCAAGCAATTACGCCGTCACTTTTCGGTAGTAATGGAACGATTAATTGCTGAGCTAAACGGCGAAAGTTGCTTAAGCCTTGAAGCGGTGGCACCGGCCAAGCAACAGATTATTCGTTCGCGCTCATTTGGTCAGCCAATAGTAGCGTTTGACTGGTTAGCGCAAGCGGTGGCGAGTTATACCGCACGGGCCGCTGAAAAATTGCGCCAGCAAGGCTCGGTTTGCCAACATATTCATGTTCACCTGCGTACCAATCCTTATGATAGCAAACAGCCTTATTATGCTAATTCGCATGGTATGGGATTGGTCTATCCCACCGATAATAGCCAATTGTTGATTAAACTGGCCAAGCGTTTACTCAAGCGCGTTTGGCAACCAGGTCTGGCCTATCACAAAGCAGCGGTAACCTTATCGGCTATTAGTGATAAAGGGCCATTACAGCTAGATGTATTTGCCCCAGAACCTAAATTCTCAGCTAATCCAAAATCAGACGCACTGATGACGACCCTCGATGCCATTAATCAAAAAATGGGTCGTGGCAGTATTCAATTTGCCGCCGAAGGCTTGGCGGATAAGGCGCAGTGGGCGATGCGTCGCGCCCATTGTTCACCGCGTTATACCACGCGTATTGATGAAGTCTTGGTGGTGAGTTAA
- a CDS encoding GNAT family N-acetyltransferase, with protein MELRLVRQIADIDRQAWNGLVTDNNPFLRHEFLQALEDHQCVSAEFGWYPQHVGLYDQGRLIAAMPLYAKTNSYGEFVFDQAWSQAWQSVGLPYFPKWVSSIPYAPVTGSRFLIASDQNTDQIRQLLMSHLQKLAYEHNISGWHILFAEQEGERSDQAWLNRQKDWLIRHDCHFHWFNRNYQTFDDFLAELKQKKRKNINQERRKVEAAGVTLKRLNGHTATEQDWQDFAYFYQKTFHEKYSVATLNKSFFQAVAQALPDQVLLVMAQRDGKNIGGSLMFHSDTTLFGRHWGCIEEVDSLHFEACYYQGIEFAIEQGLQKFEPGAGGEHKIARGFEPVKTQSAHWLTQNPFEQGIAGFLADEKRMIADYYLDCLAHSPYQSVTP; from the coding sequence ATGGAATTGCGTTTAGTTCGACAGATTGCGGATATAGATCGCCAGGCCTGGAATGGGTTGGTAACGGATAATAATCCGTTTTTGCGCCATGAGTTTTTGCAGGCGTTGGAAGACCATCAATGCGTGAGTGCGGAATTTGGTTGGTATCCGCAGCATGTCGGTTTGTATGACCAAGGGCGTTTAATCGCCGCGATGCCGTTATATGCGAAAACCAATTCCTATGGCGAATTTGTGTTTGACCAGGCCTGGTCGCAGGCGTGGCAGTCGGTGGGGTTGCCGTATTTTCCGAAATGGGTCAGTTCTATTCCCTATGCACCGGTGACCGGTTCGCGGTTTTTAATCGCCTCTGATCAGAATACGGATCAGATCCGGCAGCTCTTAATGAGTCATCTTCAAAAGCTGGCGTATGAGCACAATATTAGCGGCTGGCATATTTTATTTGCCGAACAGGAGGGTGAACGCAGCGACCAGGCCTGGTTAAATCGGCAGAAGGATTGGTTAATTCGTCACGATTGTCATTTCCACTGGTTTAACCGAAATTACCAGACCTTTGATGATTTCCTAGCTGAACTCAAACAGAAAAAACGTAAAAATATCAATCAAGAACGCCGTAAAGTTGAAGCAGCGGGCGTCACCTTAAAACGTCTAAATGGTCACACCGCAACCGAGCAAGATTGGCAGGATTTTGCCTATTTTTATCAAAAAACCTTTCACGAAAAATACAGTGTGGCGACCTTAAACAAAAGCTTTTTCCAAGCGGTAGCGCAGGCGTTACCGGATCAAGTGCTGTTGGTGATGGCGCAGCGTGATGGCAAGAACATCGGGGGTTCGTTGATGTTTCACAGCGACACGACTTTGTTTGGTCGCCATTGGGGGTGTATTGAAGAGGTCGATTCGCTGCATTTTGAAGCCTGTTATTATCAGGGGATTGAGTTTGCGATCGAGCAGGGATTGCAGAAATTTGAGCCCGGCGCAGGCGGTGAACATAAAATCGCGCGGGGATTTGAACCGGTTAAAACCCAATCAGCGCATTGGCTGACACAAAATCCGTTTGAGCAGGGCATTGCTGGGTTTTTAGCTGACGAAAAACGAATGATTGCGGATTATTATCTAGACTGTCTAGCCCACAGTCCTTATCAGTCAGTTACTCCATAG
- the earP gene encoding elongation factor P maturation arginine rhamnosyltransferase EarP, producing MHKYWDIFCRVIDNYGDIGVSWRLAKLLHHDHQQQVRLWLDQPQALAAMEPLYQPDVSQQHCQGIEVRHWQKDFEQTQPAEVVIETFGCELPSPYLDAMRALPATQRPIWINLEYLTAEPWAVDFHLRPSKQACGLDKTFFFPGMLPGTGGLMREADYAQRLAQNTDRLKRADNNFKISVFSYENKALQDLVNLLIEKEIPLPVGYQSVSLLIPEGRTLGGLSAAIQLSLAKQACWQQGQLSLYRLPFMSQADYDHLLWQADLNFVRGEESFVRAQWAAKPFIWHIYPTDDGAHWDKLQAFNNAYQAGIPHELAHTISHWQQAWNRQKLDQQAWLMLIQHWSAWQQQAKNWQQQLEKLGELSTNLVKFVKSKV from the coding sequence ATGCATAAATACTGGGATATATTTTGTCGCGTCATCGATAATTATGGCGATATTGGCGTCAGCTGGCGTCTTGCCAAACTGTTGCACCATGACCACCAGCAACAGGTGCGCTTGTGGCTCGACCAACCTCAAGCACTTGCTGCCATGGAGCCACTTTATCAGCCCGATGTGTCGCAACAACACTGTCAAGGTATTGAAGTCAGGCACTGGCAAAAGGATTTTGAGCAAACGCAACCCGCCGAGGTGGTGATTGAAACCTTTGGTTGCGAGTTACCAAGTCCCTATCTCGATGCCATGCGGGCGTTACCCGCAACCCAGCGCCCGATTTGGATCAATTTAGAGTACCTGACGGCAGAACCCTGGGCCGTCGATTTTCACTTACGCCCCTCTAAGCAGGCCTGCGGTCTGGATAAAACTTTTTTCTTTCCTGGCATGTTACCCGGAACCGGCGGCTTAATGCGTGAAGCCGATTATGCGCAACGGCTTGCTCAAAACACTGACAGATTAAAACGTGCCGACAATAACTTTAAAATATCAGTTTTTTCTTATGAAAACAAAGCACTACAAGATTTAGTTAATCTATTAATTGAAAAAGAAATACCTTTACCTGTAGGGTATCAATCGGTCAGTTTACTTATTCCCGAAGGCCGTACCCTGGGTGGACTCAGCGCCGCTATTCAACTCAGCCTTGCTAAGCAGGCCTGCTGGCAGCAAGGGCAACTTAGCCTTTACCGCTTACCTTTTATGTCACAAGCCGATTATGACCATCTTTTATGGCAAGCCGACCTCAATTTTGTGCGCGGTGAAGAATCCTTTGTGCGCGCACAATGGGCTGCCAAACCCTTTATTTGGCATATTTATCCAACCGATGATGGCGCACACTGGGATAAGCTCCAGGCATTTAATAATGCTTATCAAGCAGGGATTCCGCATGAGCTAGCCCATACCATCAGCCACTGGCAACAAGCATGGAACCGGCAAAAATTGGATCAGCAGGCCTGGTTGATGCTGATTCAACACTGGTCAGCATGGCAACAACAGGCTAAAAACTGGCAACAACAGTTGGAAAAACTTGGAGAATTGAGCACGAATCTAGTCAAGTTTGTAAAAAGCAAGGTATAA
- the efp gene encoding elongation factor P — protein MKTAQEFRVGNVIMIGNDPMVILKTEFNKSGRNAAVVKMKMKNLLNGSATEQVYKADDKFDQVILEKKPCTYSYFADPLYVFMDEEYNQYEIEKDNLGDAINFIEDGMEDQCEVTFYEGKPISIEMPTIIVREVAYTEPAARGDTSGKVMKVARLTSGYELQVAAFIEIGEKIEIDSRTGEFRKRA, from the coding sequence ATGAAAACGGCACAAGAGTTTCGCGTAGGTAACGTAATTATGATCGGTAATGACCCGATGGTCATTCTAAAAACCGAGTTTAACAAGTCAGGTCGTAACGCGGCTGTTGTTAAAATGAAAATGAAAAACTTGCTTAATGGCAGTGCCACCGAGCAAGTTTATAAAGCAGATGACAAGTTTGATCAGGTTATTCTAGAGAAAAAACCTTGTACTTACAGCTACTTTGCTGATCCGTTGTATGTTTTTATGGACGAAGAATACAACCAATATGAAATTGAAAAAGACAACTTAGGTGATGCCATCAACTTCATTGAAGACGGCATGGAAGATCAGTGCGAAGTGACCTTCTATGAAGGCAAGCCGATTTCTATTGAAATGCCAACCATTATTGTGCGTGAAGTGGCTTACACTGAACCCGCTGCGCGTGGTGACACTTCTGGTAAAGTCATGAAGGTTGCTCGCTTAACCTCTGGCTACGAATTACAGGTAGCGGCCTTTATCGAAATCGGCGAAAAAATCGAAATCGATTCACGCACCGGTGAGTTCCGCAAGCGCGCTTAA